Proteins encoded within one genomic window of Panacibacter microcysteis:
- a CDS encoding ROK family protein produces the protein MNKPALAIDLGGTNIKIGLVQSHVIVAQVSLDAHSGSGLQGRLPFIEKAVFNLLVEHNILLSDLAGMGMSVPGIVDSTQKRILSIDRKFGDAPGIDFSAWCDKAFGLKLAMENDARSALIGEWKFGKAQAYDNAVLMTLGTGVGSAAIIQGQLLRGKHFTAGILGGHTIINYNGKDCNCGNKGCVETEASTWCIAGKVKAMEGYTTSKLAEEEKIDFESIFRCAAMGDAVAVKARTESLDVWSACAINLIHAYDPEILLLSGGIMASSETIVPYIEKQVHQHAWTPWGKVKAEAASFPASAALLGAGYLVSNA, from the coding sequence ATGAACAAACCTGCACTGGCAATAGATCTTGGCGGAACCAATATAAAAATTGGTTTGGTACAGTCGCATGTAATAGTAGCACAGGTATCATTGGATGCACACTCAGGCAGCGGCCTGCAGGGAAGATTGCCTTTTATAGAAAAAGCCGTATTCAACCTGCTGGTAGAACACAATATTTTGCTGAGTGATCTTGCAGGAATGGGCATGTCGGTACCAGGTATTGTTGACAGTACACAGAAGCGCATTCTTTCCATCGACAGAAAATTTGGCGACGCGCCGGGTATTGATTTTTCAGCCTGGTGCGATAAAGCATTTGGTTTAAAACTCGCCATGGAGAACGATGCCCGCAGCGCATTGATAGGTGAGTGGAAATTTGGCAAAGCACAGGCTTATGACAATGCTGTACTCATGACACTCGGTACAGGCGTAGGCAGTGCCGCCATTATACAAGGGCAACTGTTGCGCGGCAAACACTTTACTGCGGGTATCTTGGGCGGTCACACTATTATAAACTATAACGGTAAAGACTGCAACTGCGGCAATAAAGGCTGCGTGGAAACAGAAGCATCTACCTGGTGCATTGCAGGCAAGGTAAAAGCAATGGAAGGTTATACTACCAGCAAACTTGCGGAGGAAGAAAAGATAGATTTTGAATCCATTTTCCGTTGTGCTGCAATGGGCGATGCGGTAGCTGTAAAAGCAAGAACCGAAAGCCTTGATGTGTGGTCTGCCTGTGCCATTAACCTTATTCACGCTTACGATCCTGAAATATTATTGCTTTCAGGAGGTATTATGGCCAGCAGCGAAACAATTGTACCATATATTGAAAAGCAGGTGCACCAACATGCATGGACGCCCTGGGGTAAAGTAAAGGCAGAAGCTGCATCTTTTCCCGCATCGGCAGCATTATTGGGTGCTGGTTATTTAGTATCAAACGCGTAA
- a CDS encoding RagB/SusD family nutrient uptake outer membrane protein, giving the protein MKRISPYRKILVALVALSTIATSCKKFLTEDPKNVVAVTNFYKTEQDAVFAVNAIYAWLNSISSGSYAGVYLNSFWVTAGLASDELNNQEIFSPYYDQTATFTYNPQNTALQEIWYTHYKTITLANIAIERIPAIQMDATLRARLVNEAKFLRGLLYFDMVRMFGEIPLVLKETEPLTPTVAGVDDIYAQIITDLTDAEALPAVYPPGAGRGRATSGAAKAILAKVYLTRNNWQGCVDKCKEVINSGEYALWDDFADVFKLSSRGGKEAVFSVGFGDAGGAIIFWEVGQFNVRLLAPALSAEGVENAQGWQVPTPDLYESYESNDRRRSVTFVTEVHNPDGSITSINPYIQKYWDREAEPNANGSANDYPVIRYADVLLMMAEASNELGNMTDAYNYINMVRKRARFDGTVYRDVLPDYTNLSKDAFKAAVLEERRREFVAEGQRWFDLARTGTLETLVPVAKPGVTPQQKHYLFPIPQREVDLNPNLIQNDGY; this is encoded by the coding sequence ATGAAACGCATATCTCCATACAGGAAAATACTTGTGGCATTGGTTGCATTGTCAACGATTGCTACCTCATGTAAAAAGTTCTTAACAGAAGATCCAAAGAATGTTGTGGCTGTTACCAACTTTTACAAAACAGAGCAGGATGCTGTTTTTGCGGTGAACGCTATTTACGCGTGGCTCAATTCCATCAGCTCCGGTTCTTATGCCGGTGTTTATCTCAATTCGTTCTGGGTTACGGCAGGGCTTGCATCAGACGAACTGAACAACCAGGAAATTTTTTCACCGTACTACGATCAAACGGCCACGTTTACCTATAACCCGCAAAACACAGCATTGCAGGAAATCTGGTACACGCACTATAAAACCATCACACTGGCAAATATTGCCATAGAACGCATTCCGGCAATACAAATGGATGCAACCCTCAGGGCAAGACTGGTGAATGAAGCCAAATTTTTGCGTGGGCTCTTATACTTTGATATGGTGCGCATGTTTGGAGAAATTCCCCTGGTGTTAAAAGAAACAGAACCGCTTACACCCACTGTTGCAGGGGTAGATGATATTTATGCACAGATCATTACAGATCTCACAGACGCGGAAGCGTTACCTGCCGTTTATCCGCCGGGCGCAGGCCGGGGCCGTGCTACAAGCGGCGCTGCAAAAGCCATACTGGCCAAGGTTTACCTTACAAGGAACAACTGGCAGGGCTGTGTAGATAAATGTAAAGAAGTGATCAATTCCGGCGAGTATGCCTTGTGGGATGATTTTGCAGATGTGTTCAAACTTTCCAGCCGCGGTGGCAAAGAAGCGGTTTTCTCCGTTGGTTTTGGAGATGCGGGCGGCGCCATCATCTTTTGGGAAGTGGGTCAGTTCAACGTGCGTTTACTGGCTCCTGCATTAAGTGCAGAAGGTGTTGAAAATGCCCAGGGCTGGCAGGTTCCCACGCCTGATTTGTATGAAAGCTACGAATCAAATGACAGGAGAAGAAGCGTAACGTTTGTTACCGAAGTACACAACCCCGATGGCAGCATTACAAGCATTAATCCTTACATACAAAAGTATTGGGATCGTGAAGCAGAACCCAATGCAAACGGGTCTGCCAATGATTATCCTGTTATCCGTTATGCAGATGTGTTACTGATGATGGCTGAAGCCAGCAATGAATTGGGCAATATGACAGATGCATACAATTACATCAACATGGTGCGTAAACGTGCAAGGTTCGATGGCACAGTGTACCGCGATGTACTGCCCGATTATACCAATCTTTCCAAAGATGCATTTAAGGCCGCAGTACTTGAGGAAAGACGCCGGGAGTTTGTGGCAGAAGGTCAGCGCTGGTTCGATCTTGCCCGCACCGGAACATTGGAAACACTGGTACCTGTGGCAAAGCCGGGCGTAACGCCGCAGCAGAAGCATTATCTTTTTCCTATACCGCAACGCGAAGTTGATCTGAATCCCAACCTTATTCAAAACGACGGATACTAA
- a CDS encoding class I mannose-6-phosphate isomerase: MKSNFDKFPEVAVTGHACYSGWDNVVEEIQKAIQQPGKTTVVVAIECYHGVLAKEIIKHINQELQPALLLQSNAAFKDEQAIAAMVQPFVTDDPVFGYITSLELADYFDETRLQEMRTAVAGSSGVTVITGAGATIVAGQPDVLIYADMPRWEIQLRFRRDAVGNLGKTNKTDTFAYKYKHAYFVDWRVCDKHKKHIFSTIDYILDTTIEENPKLITAAALQDAMQQVVTRPFRVVPFFDPGPWGGQWLKEVCDLDRSAQNFAWGFDCVPEENSLMLRFQHEVVEVPSVNVVFFQPQALLGKQVYNAFGDEFPIRFDFLDTMEGGNLSLQVHPLKEYIREKFGMPYTQDESYYFLDAKDEAFVYLGLKESVEPAAMVAELESAQKGEAPFDAEKYVQKWQVRKHDHVSIPAGTVHCSGANTVVLEISATPYIFTFKLWDWGRMGLDGKPRPISLEHGKNVIQWDRTTNWTKDNIRSLVQPVAEGDGWREERTGLDEHSFIETRRHWFTKTVAHNTNGVVNVLNLIEGREAIVESPSNAFEPFVIHYAETFIVPAAVGEYTVRPHGESEGHQCATMKAYVRTEKLVDISIN; encoded by the coding sequence ATGAAATCAAACTTCGATAAATTTCCGGAAGTAGCTGTTACAGGACATGCCTGCTACTCGGGCTGGGATAATGTGGTTGAAGAAATACAGAAAGCCATACAGCAGCCGGGCAAAACAACAGTAGTGGTGGCAATAGAATGCTACCATGGCGTGCTGGCAAAAGAAATCATTAAACATATTAACCAGGAATTGCAGCCTGCATTACTGCTGCAGTCAAACGCAGCATTTAAAGATGAGCAGGCCATTGCAGCTATGGTGCAGCCGTTTGTAACAGACGATCCTGTGTTTGGATATATTACATCACTGGAACTGGCAGATTATTTTGATGAAACGCGCCTGCAGGAAATGCGCACGGCAGTAGCAGGCAGTAGCGGGGTTACTGTAATAACAGGTGCAGGCGCCACGATTGTTGCAGGGCAGCCCGATGTACTCATCTATGCAGACATGCCACGCTGGGAGATTCAACTGAGATTCAGGAGAGATGCGGTTGGTAACCTGGGCAAAACAAATAAAACAGACACATTTGCTTATAAATACAAACACGCTTATTTCGTAGACTGGCGTGTGTGCGATAAACACAAGAAGCATATTTTCAGTACCATCGATTATATACTTGATACAACGATTGAGGAAAACCCCAAGCTTATTACCGCAGCAGCGTTACAAGATGCTATGCAACAGGTGGTAACCAGGCCATTCAGGGTGGTACCATTTTTTGATCCCGGACCATGGGGCGGGCAATGGCTGAAGGAAGTGTGCGACCTTGACAGAAGTGCGCAAAACTTTGCATGGGGTTTCGATTGTGTACCCGAAGAAAACAGCCTGATGCTGCGCTTTCAGCATGAAGTGGTGGAAGTACCTTCAGTAAACGTTGTTTTCTTTCAGCCACAGGCATTACTGGGTAAACAGGTCTATAACGCTTTCGGGGATGAGTTTCCCATACGCTTCGATTTTCTCGATACCATGGAAGGTGGAAACCTTAGCCTGCAGGTACACCCGCTTAAAGAATACATACGCGAAAAATTTGGCATGCCTTATACGCAGGATGAAAGCTATTATTTTCTCGACGCAAAAGACGAGGCTTTTGTTTACCTCGGCCTTAAAGAATCGGTAGAGCCTGCAGCCATGGTAGCAGAACTGGAATCTGCGCAAAAAGGCGAAGCGCCTTTCGATGCAGAGAAGTATGTACAAAAATGGCAGGTACGCAAGCATGATCATGTGTCTATACCTGCCGGCACAGTGCATTGTTCTGGTGCCAATACCGTGGTGCTTGAGATAAGTGCCACACCATACATCTTCACCTTTAAACTGTGGGACTGGGGCCGTATGGGCCTCGATGGCAAGCCGCGTCCCATCTCGCTGGAACATGGTAAAAATGTTATCCAGTGGGATCGTACCACCAACTGGACAAAAGACAACATCCGCAGCCTTGTCCAACCGGTAGCAGAAGGCGATGGCTGGCGCGAAGAGCGTACGGGCCTGGATGAACATTCATTCATCGAAACGAGAAGACATTGGTTTACCAAAACGGTGGCGCATAACACCAATGGTGTGGTAAACGTGCTAAACCTCATCGAAGGCCGCGAGGCAATCGTTGAAAGCCCGTCTAATGCTTTCGAGCCGTTTGTTATACACTATGCAGAAACTTTTATTGTACCCGCAGCAGTTGGTGAATATACGGTGCGCCCACATGGCGAAAGCGAAGGTCACCAATGTGCTACCATGAAAGCCTATGTACGGACAGAAAAACTAGTTGACATCAGCATAAACTAA
- a CDS encoding sugar porter family MFS transporter produces the protein MQQQNSWYIYKATLVAAVGGLLFGYDTAVIAGAIGFMKTFYNLSDAMTGWVASCALLGCVAGAMYAGKLSDNVGRKKVLMLAALLFAVSSLGTAMAPNLNFFVVFRIVGGMGIGIASVLSPMYISEMAPAEIRGKLISIFQLGVVCGILLIYFVNAGIAGLYDESWNVSTGWRWMFGSGLLPSIVFVLLLFGVPESPRWLAKQRRTSEALDILTKINGTAKAQQELNDINAALAEETVLPLSEMFRPGLRTAMIIGIVLAVFSQVTGINAIMYYAPEIFKSTGDGSDSALMQTVLVGIINVVFTLVAIRYVDKLGRKKLLLIGIAGMVVCLLLVGGAFYLNMQKGYLVLIAILAYIACFAISLGPLTFVVIAEIFPTKARGTAMSVATFILWITVFIVSQTFPILMGSIGNAFTFWIYMLMAVCAFFFVWKMVPETKEKTLEEIEAYFKAGDAPVALKPRKV, from the coding sequence ATGCAACAACAAAACTCCTGGTACATCTATAAAGCAACACTGGTGGCGGCTGTTGGTGGCCTGCTATTCGGTTACGATACGGCCGTTATTGCCGGTGCAATCGGTTTTATGAAAACCTTTTACAATCTGTCAGACGCCATGACCGGCTGGGTGGCATCATGCGCATTGCTGGGCTGTGTGGCCGGCGCCATGTATGCAGGCAAACTAAGCGATAATGTGGGCAGGAAAAAAGTGCTCATGCTGGCTGCCTTGCTTTTTGCTGTTTCATCGCTCGGTACAGCCATGGCTCCCAACCTCAATTTCTTCGTGGTATTCAGGATTGTTGGCGGCATGGGTATCGGTATCGCATCTGTTTTATCACCCATGTATATTTCAGAGATGGCACCTGCAGAAATAAGGGGTAAACTCATTTCTATTTTCCAGCTGGGTGTGGTCTGCGGCATATTGCTCATCTATTTCGTAAATGCAGGGATTGCCGGTCTGTACGATGAATCCTGGAACGTAAGCACTGGCTGGCGGTGGATGTTTGGTTCCGGCTTACTTCCTTCCATTGTATTTGTGTTGTTGTTGTTTGGTGTGCCCGAAAGTCCGCGCTGGCTTGCAAAGCAAAGACGCACTTCAGAAGCGCTGGATATACTTACAAAGATCAACGGTACTGCAAAAGCACAACAGGAACTGAATGATATTAATGCTGCCCTTGCAGAAGAAACAGTATTGCCGTTGTCAGAAATGTTCAGGCCGGGTTTGCGCACTGCCATGATCATCGGTATCGTGCTGGCTGTTTTTTCGCAGGTTACCGGTATCAACGCCATCATGTACTATGCACCGGAAATTTTTAAATCTACCGGCGATGGTTCAGATTCCGCACTTATGCAAACCGTATTGGTGGGTATCATCAATGTGGTGTTTACGCTTGTGGCCATCAGGTATGTAGACAAACTGGGCCGTAAAAAATTATTGCTCATCGGTATTGCCGGTATGGTTGTCTGTCTGCTGCTGGTAGGTGGTGCATTTTATTTAAACATGCAAAAAGGTTACCTCGTACTTATTGCCATACTTGCATATATAGCCTGCTTTGCTATTTCCCTGGGGCCGCTTACGTTCGTGGTTATTGCAGAAATATTTCCAACCAAAGCAAGAGGCACCGCTATGTCGGTGGCAACGTTTATACTCTGGATCACCGTATTCATTGTATCACAAACATTCCCCATACTCATGGGTTCTATTGGTAATGCGTTTACATTCTGGATATACATGTTAATGGCAGTATGCGCCTTTTTCTTCGTTTGGAAAATGGTGCCTGAAACAAAAGAAAAAACGCTGGAAGAAATTGAAGCATACTTCAAAGCCGGCGATGCGCCTGTGGCATTAAAACCGCGCAAAGTATAA